The region AGCTTTATTTTAAAAAGCGCATAACCACTTAAAACAATCCCAAGTATAACCGTTAAAATTACCAACACCTGACTTGATAAATGCCAAATCATCACCGGTAATGTGATGATTTGGTGTAAGCCTAGAATGATAAAAAAGCCAAGTGGAATCGCATAAGGGAGTTTCTCACTCAAATTTAATTTCATTGAAACAATTTTCCCAATCGCGTAAGATAAGACTAAAATAAAGACCGTCATTGCGATAATCGAATTAATCATCTGTCCCCCACCTCGTCTATTGCCAGCTATAATGAATCTCAACTGATTCATCTAACCCATAGAATTTCTTAAACACACCTTGATGATACGGCGTTACTGCTTCTCCAGAATGGATCGAATGCGTTGGATACGCAGGTAACCAAAGCTCTCCGCTTGGATTTTGTTTGTATGCTTCGATTCTTTGTTCTTGTTCTTGACGAACCTCAAAAACTTGAGAATAGAGACGTCCATACCAGACAAATATAAGCATCGTTAAAATAGAAAAGACAAGAGTGGCTGATTTATTTACCATTGGATTAAATCTTATTTCATTCACAAGATACCCAATCACAATAATTAAGAAATACACCGTGAAAATTGCACAACGGGGTCCAATAATTGGTGAAAGCAACATAGCTCCCATGACTGCCATCCCAAGTAAATAGTAAAAACACATTATAAAAATAGATTGGCATTTCCATAGTAAGTAAATTATTATACCAAAAATAAGCATCGCCATGAATGTCCAATACCCCATTAAAATCCAAGAATTCATATCTGCAAAATAATAAGCAATACTTGTAAACTTCCAAAAACTGATGCCATATGATTCATTTAATGAAACAATGATTGATGAACCTAAAACGTAGACACTGCTCAACATGACTAAACTTAAAATAATAGGTGTAACTTTAAATTTAAATTGATTTCGCTTTTGAATGATTAAGGTCATCATAACAGCAATTAAAATTAGGATAATCACCGTATTTTCTGTAAACGTATAATGAATAAATTCAGGATACTTTGTTAACACTTTTTCAATAAGATTTTTAGACATCCATTCTGTATCTTCAAGAACACGAGCTCTTGAACCTGGGCTTAATCTCATCATTAAAAATGCACCTGTTGTTGTTACGGTATTAAGAAGTAAAATTAAATCCACTTTTTTTGCTTGAATTAGGCGATATCCCATTAGTAATAAATTAGCTAAAATTAAACCACCTGCAATGTTTTCCATAATCAGCCCGACTGTCATACCAGAAACAATACTGATTAAGATTTCATACCATTTAAAGGTCGCGTTAGAATCTTTAAAATATCGACCCATCAAATAGAGTTGTAATAAGGCCATGACCGCTGAGAAACGGTAGTTAATTGATCCCACAACAAATGTGAAGGTTTCCATTCGAATCCCATGTGACACCGTAAACATTAAAAACAAAATAAGACTTGCAATCAATCCTTTTTGACGTACTGGATTGATGATTTTATATAGCAATAAAAAGGTTGAGGAAAATAATAATGGATTAAAGAAATAAATCCACCATTCATGATGTGAAGCAAGTAAAAAACCTAAAAATTCTCCTACCACACGCCCTGACCAGGTTTGATAAAACTCAAATGTCATCGTTAAAGGACCTTTCAATCCATTAATATAATACCCCCAGTCATCTCCGACTAAAGGTGTCATGGATGAAACCCACATAAAAAATAAAAATAATCCCATGGCTATATACACATAGAAATACCTTTTAAAATTCTCTATTAACTTCATTTATTCTTCCCCTCTACTTCATATATCCTTCTAATAAACCATCAATTAAGCTTACCATATTGCCTTTTAACGTATACGGTTTCGGTTCAAATCTTTTCGCACGTTCATACGTTTGAATAAAATTATCACCATCCTGATAAGAAATAAGATAGCCTAGATCTTCAAATTTCTTTGCTAACTCAATTTGATGATTATTGACATGTTCACCATATTCTTTAAGTCTTGGAACCGCAATGATTTTTTTGTGATTTTTAATCGCCTGTAACATCGATCCTGCACCCGCATGGGTGACAATTAAATCTGCTTTTTCATACAACATTTGGATTTCTTCATTTGAAACAAAGCCAAATATCTGCATCTTATTCGACTCATATTGATTATGTCCGGCTTGAACAATGACTTCTTCTCTATCCGCCACTTGTTCGACTAATTTAATCATCCGACTAAAATCTTGCTTCTGAGTACCACATAAAACTAAAATCAAAATAAACAACCTCCAAACTTAGCATCTGGATAAACTTCTAACAACTCTTCCCACTGAACGTAAAAATCAGTAGCAAGTTTATACATAATTTTTCCTGTCATCGATGGGGTATGAACATTGGCTACCGTCTCAATATAAACAACTTTACGCCCCAATATTCTTGCATATACACACATCGGAATAGTTGAATGAACACCCGTTGAAATCACAACACGTGGACGATACTTGATAAAATAAAATAATGAAACGATCCAAACCCATAAATACTCAAACAGATAAATCCATCCATCATTTTTCGAACAATACATCACGTATTCTGTTGGATAAATTGGATCTTTTGAAACGTCTGTTTTCTCCGTTACAATAACCCCATTATATTTTTTAATCAATTCACCTAATTGAAGTAATTCCGAATAATGCCCACCGGCACTCGCACAAAACAATATTTTTCCTTTTTTCATCATTATCACCAAATTTATTATATCATAAAACAAAAATAAGTCATGAATTTATCACAATCCATGACTTATTTTGTCCATCCTATTGGATGTCTATGAGATATTGATCTGAAAAGTATAATCGATCATAATATAAATAAACGGCCACCACATCAATGTCATGTTCTTTTAAAAAATCACTCAACATAAAATCATGATTTAGACGTAAATCAATGATATACGTTTCATCAAAATGAGAAGCAAACCACCCATTCATTGGATTAGAGAAAGAATCAACTAAAAACAAAGCATTTATCCCGGTATTCTCACCGTAATCATATTTAATTTCACCAGCATATCCTCCGTAAAATGCGTCATAATGATGAATATCCTTATATCCTGGACCGTAGCCATTATGATAAGCATATCGATCACCATTTTCTTTTTCTAAACCGTCTACATAGGTGGTCGCTTGAGGTGCACCTTCAATTATCAAATCACAAATTTGGTCTGTTGCACGACTATACATCCCTGTTCGTCTCGCATAACTTCCACGATAATAAACATCCTCAAAACAAACCTTTTGTGTCACAGATCTTGGATGTCCGATTTGAGGAAACACTTCATTAATCATCTCAATCAAATCTGTATAGGCTACATAAGCGCCATCAGCCGTATGATGTAAATCTGTCTTATAAAAATATTGATAATACTCATCATAATTATTAATTTGCATCTCACCAAAATAAATATCATCATCTAGTGTACTCGTAAAGGTTTCTTTATAAATCTTTGAAGCCTCTTGGTAGTCTTGTCCTTCTAACCAATCCACTTCACTTAAAAGCAAATTCTTATAAATAAAAAGTGGCTGGTCCATAAAATTTGCGACTTTATTATACATTATAGCATGTTGCTTTACCACATCGTTTAAACTTTCAGAATAATAAAGTGGCGATTCAATATAATGCTCATTATATTTACTCACTTCTCGAACCGGAATTAATTTATTTTGTGTCTGATTAAAATAAGACACATACTTCGTCAAAAAGTAATCTAACCGCGTTTGCCATTTGACTAAAAAGCCTCTACCATAAAATTGATCGGCATAAGCCGTTTCAAATCCCGTTTGAAAACTACCATCATATAAACTTTCAAGCGTTATCTTTGGGAAACTAGCTAATTCTCGATATTCAAAATCAACCTCCGTATTTTTAGGAGCGAATAACATCAAACCATTCACTAAAACTAGAGCTCCAAAAAATACAATAATAAATACACTATTTCTTATCTTTTCAAAACGCATCGCTTCGCCTCCCCTAGAAACGGAAATAAATAAAAGGATTAAATGTCGAATCTAAAAGTGACATGACACATAAAACAAATAACATCCCAAGCCCTAAATCTCCGATTAATTTAGTCACTTCACCTTGTTTTAAGAATTTTCTCGCTAGTTTAGCAATCAAAGGCGTTGCCCCAACTAAACCAACTACTAAGTATGGCCAATAATATTGAATATCTAACATTAGAAAGATATCCCACTTCATTAAAACCTTAAAATCAAACATCGACTTTAGATAGGCTCCTAATTGTACTAAATTCGTAAAGCTGAAAATAACCCATCCAATTAAAAATAAAACAATCGCATAAATATGTTGAATCAGACTTGGAAGTCTTTCAAGCCACTTCAATAAAACATACTTTTCAATAATTAAAATAACGCCAAAGTACAATCCCCATAAAATAAAGTTCCAACTCGCACCATGCCAAAAACCTGTTAAAAACCAGACAATTAAAATATTACGAATGTGTTTTAAAACAGTTCCTCGATTTCCTCCAAGTGGAATATAGACATAATCTCTAAACCAGGATCCAAGTGAAATATGCCAACGGCGCCAAAATTCTGTCATACTTTTTGAAATATAAGGATAATTAAAATTCTCGAGAAAATGGAACCCAAACATTTTCCCAAGCCCAATGGCCATATCACTATAACCTGAAAAATCATAATAAATGTGCAAGGCATATGCGATAATTCCAATCCATGAAATAATTAAACTCAACTCATTTTGATGTAACACTTGAATTTGTGTGGCTAATAATCCAAGCTTATTAGAAATCAGTACTTTTTTCATTAATCCAACGATAAATCGCCTCAATCCATTCGAAACATTTTCAAGCGTCTCTTGTCGTGAACTTAATTCTTTTTCAATTGTTGAGTAACGGACAATAGGTCCTGCAATCAACTGTGGGAATAATGCAACATATGTTGCTAACCTTAAAAAACTCTCTTGAACTTTTACACGACCACGATACACATCAATAGTATAGGACATACTTTGGAAGGTATAAAAACTAATTCCAATTGGTAATGGCAAGTTAAATGGTTGAAGATTTAAATGGAATATAAAATTAATATTTTCAATCATAAAATCACAATATTTGAAGAAAAATAAAACAACTAAATTAATGATAACACTTGAAATTAAAGCTTTTTTAGCCCCTGTATTATCTTTTCTTTGTAAACATCGCCCGACCCACTCGGCATGATAAAAGTCATTCATCGTTGATAAAATCATTAACAAGACGTAAATAGGCTCGCCCCATGCATAAAAAATTAACGACCCAATCAAGAGAACTAAATTCCGATAGACACGATTTTTACTTAAAAAATAAATTCCAATAATTAACGGAAAAAAGCAAAACAAAAACGTAAAACTACTAAATACCACCTAAGTACCCTCCTACCTTCATTTCAAAACTCTTGCAAAATAGATGGACATAAGAAAAAAGATTGCCCGTCTTCGGGCAAATCTTTTTATCCTATCCCCTTTTTATAACTGAAAAGACTTTTGCAAATCCCCAATAAGAGAACGAATTCATCATTCTAAAGTAAAGATGCTTCTTATCTTTCTTTTTATTTAAATAGTGATTTTTCTTCCAATTTGGAAAAGTTTCATTCAACAATTTCCACCCATTTGATAACACATACTTTCGTTCTGTCTTATCTTTAATTTGTGCCGCTCGCAAAAATGAACTTCCTAAAAAATATTTAATAAACAAATATTCTAATTCTTCATGATAAGATTCAATCAAATCATGTTGTTTAAAATAATCATAAATTCCTGAAAAGACCTCTAACATATCACGCACACGATGATTATGAGTATGTGTAATCGATCCTGTGCGTTGAACGTAATAAACAAACGGTTCTCCAACAAATCCAAAACGTCTGATATGTGGCGCTAATCGAATTAAAAGAGAAGAATCTTCATAGCGAAGCCCCGTTGGAAACTTAATATCGAGTGAATTAAACCAACTTGTTTTATAAATTTTAGTCCAAAGTGTCGCAATCATCTCCGTCATATACTCACGGTTATCTTTAAATGGCCCATCAGTTGCTTGTACTAATTTATCAGGATACTCCCAATAAAAATTACAAGAGACTAAATCAGCATCTTTTTTAATCGCCTCTTCATACATTTTTTCAAACATTGTTAACTCTACATAATCATCACTATCAACAAACCCAAAATACTCTCCCGTCACTTTAGAAATCCCAAAATTACGAGTATCAGCGATTCCACCGTTTGGCTTAATATAGCTTTTAATGAGATGAGGATATTGTTTTACATAATGATCAATAATGATTTGAGAATCATCAGGAGTTGAATCATTCACCACAATAATTTCAATATCTTGAAGTGTCTGATTCACTAAAGAATCTAAACACTTTTCTAAATACTTTTCAACATTATATACTGGAACAATAATACTTACTTTCGGCATATCGTCACACCCTTAATCCACTTTCTTCAAAGTTTTTTGAAATAGAGTAATTAAACTAAATGCAATAAAGAAGCTTGTTAATAACGTATCTAATACATGTCCACTATAATAAGCTGCTCCAAGTCCTGCTCCAACCGAAACCAGTAACATCCCATTTTCAAATGTTACCATCGATTTAAAGCGACGTAGCATATTAACTCCACATGCTGCCATTAACACAAGGTATGGACCTGTAAAGATGATGGCCCCTAAAATTCCAAGCGTATAGTATTGACGTAGGAAATCTTGTTCAATAATAAAACCACCTTGGCTAACCGTTGAATAACTTGTCCCAAATAATTTTTGTTTAGGCGTTAACATGTCCCACTTATACTCTGCAAATAATTTCTGTAAATCGCGTCCATCTGTACGTACTTCAAAAGGTTGCTCTAAAACATGCTTCCAGAAAACAGGGTCAAATTCAATTTCATAAATATAATCATAATAAGCAGGCATTCCAATCAACCAAGCATTATTACGAACGATATTAATTAAAGCCCAATTATATTCAAATGAATCTCCTTCCATCCCTTCTAGACCACTCGATAAGTCTGGTATCACTTGATTATCCTCACGATTACTTTGAATCTGCACGGCATTCTCTTGTTGATGTTTAATAGCTGGAGAATAAGGGAAGACAAGACTACAAAATGCAATCATAAAGGCCATAAAGGCAAGTGAAACGACTTGAAGACGTCCTTGCTTTAAAAGCAAAATAATGAGATAGCCAATAAATGCAATCACAGCAACGGCAATAGTACCAAGGGTTGCCACACGAGTTCCAACAATCATCATGCAAAGAGAATGAATCACAATTAAAATCATGACTGGCCACTTACGTTTAACTTCATATAGGACCTTATAGAGCAAAGGGAGTAACGTAAACAATAAAGCTCCGATGACATTTGCTTCTTGGAAAAATCCCTTTGATGTTAACTGAGTGGCCTTATACTGTTCATATCCCCCCATAAACCAAGAAATAAAACTTGATTGCGTGTACCCACCATAACTTCCTTTTGAAATGGCCAATAAATCTGTGATAAAAATCACACCACAAACGAACGTAGAAACACATAAGATGACGCGATTAAATGATTTTTCACTAAAGTTGGCCATCCAAACAACATACATCAAAACAAATGGTAATGTCATGGTTAAAATATACTTCAACTCAATTCCCGTTAAAAACTGATAATTAGCAGGCAAGAATAAATCTAAATTTTTCGTTGAAATAAAATGTAAAACAACATAAGCTATCCAAATGATTGCGATAATAGCGGCCCCAATAAACGTACGCTTCTTATGCTTGTCAACCAAAATAAAGGCCCCTACTGCAAGCAACGGCAAAATAAGAAATCTAACAATCGTTGATGGAACAATTAAATGATATTGCTTTAAAAAATCATTCAATAAATAATCTAAATCAACCAATGGCTGAATCACTAAAAAAATAAAGACTAAAATCCCATAAAAACTTGGACTTTTAATCATCGATTTTAATTGATTTAACATACTACTCCTCCACAATCTCTTTAATCTGCTCGACGATTTGGTTATTATGATAATGATACGTCAACAAGTGTGCTTCCATCACATTGAGCTGCTCTGGATGTTTAATTAAGTCTTTCATCCCTTCATAGAAGGAGTTTTCATTGTTATCAACAACAATCCCATATTCATTATTTTTCAACTGCTCTTCAATACCGGCCACCTTTGTTGCTAACACAGGTGTCAAACAAAGTAAAGATTCAAATACAACGGTTGGCAATCCTTCATAACGTGATGGCAATAAGAAACAATCGGCAAGTTTAAAATATGGAAATGGATTTTCACGATAACCAATTAGCTTAAACGTCTCCTCAACTTGATAAGCCTTAATTTTTTGTTTTAAAACTGCTTCATCCTCTCCACCACCAATAATCATAATATGATGCAATAAGCCTTCTTGTATGAGTCGATGATGGATCTCGAGTAAGCGATCATATCCTTTTTGATCTACTAATCGCCCCACACTGATAAATGTCAAAGCTTCTTGTTTAAAAAATGTCGAACGAGTTTCATCAATCTCCACATTGTATTTTTGCTTAATTAAGTCTTCTTGAATAATATTATGAATCACTTTAACAGGTTTGCTTAATTCAAATACTTCTTGATAGGAAGCCGCAGCAACCTTTGATACTGCGACTTGCTCATCCATTAAGGATAACGTCTTCTTAAGCAATGGCATGTAATTAGATGAGAAATTTTGAACTTTATAATCTAAATGAACCCAATTTACTTTTTTCTTACTATTTCCATTGGCAACAAAAATTGTACAAAAACCTTCTTTAAAAGCAATCTCAACATCATAAGAATCAAGTTTCATTTTTTTTCGTTCACGCTTAATTTTATTTCCAATCATTCCGGCCTTCATTAAGAAAACCAGATATAGTTTTCTAGCTATCAAAGCTAAATTTTTAGATTTAATTAACTGTCCGAGGGGTAAATCAATGACACTAAAAAATTTAGAGCCTTCTAAGACTCGCACTTCTTTCGGCACACCCTTTAGCATCTCACCATGCTTATGAAGGACAAGTAAATCTATTTCATAATCTGTCGTCTTAACAAGTGTTGTCAATAAATTATTCAAAACACGTGCTACTCCGCCAACGACCATCTCATCATTAACAATTAAAATTCTTTTTGACATTTTCTCACTTCCGATCATATAACCATAACACTAGTTTAAATTGACGTAAATACAATAAATACATTAAAACTTTCTCTTTCTTACTATAAGTATTAATATACTTATTCTTGATCCATTTTGGATATTTACTACTTAAAGTGGTAATATTCTGATTTAAAAATACTTCACGTCCATTTTGATACTCTCTAATGCGTTGCGTCGTTAATTTAGCCCCATGCTCGACAAACATATAATTAACCTCATCAAGACAAGGAATTTTATTTTTGACAACGTAAGACTTGACTAAATCAAGAGCACGATAGATATCAAAAATTTTATCAGAAGGTGTATGCATAATAGAGCCCGCACGTTGAAAATAGTTATAAAAAACATGATTAACTTTGACGATTTTATTCGCCTTGGCTAATACGATCGGAACACATCCTAAATCTTCATACCATAATCCTTTTGGAAACTTAACATCATCAAATAATGAACGTTTAAACAGTTTATTACACGCACTATTATTAATAGTAATGATTAAAGGATCATTTGAAACATTCGTTTCAGTAAACTCTCCTCCTGGAACAAACTTTGTCTCACCTGATTCATACACATACTGCATATCACAAACAACGACATCAGCTTGCTTCTTTACGACTTGCTGATACATAACCTTAAACATATCTGCCTCTACCCAGTCATCACTATCAATAAAGGCAACATAATCCCCATTTGCATGTGCTAATCCATAATTTCTAGCATCTGCTAAGCCACCATTCTTTTTCATCAATCCAATGATTTTCCCGGGAAATTTCTTTTGATACTCCTCTACGATATCTTGCGAATGATCCGTACTTCCATCATTCACACAAATAATCTCAATCTCCTTCATCGTTTGATTAACAAGTGAAGCTAAACATTTATCTAAATACTTCTCAACATTATAAATTGGGACAATCACACTTAATTTTGCTATCACGTTATCACACCTATTTCAATAATTTCTGCTTGATAAAAATAAAACTCTTCAATAATTTAATTTGTTTATGCCCAAGCAATTTTAAGATAAAACGATCTTTCTTCGATAAACAACTTAAATATTGATTACTTAACCATCCAGGATAATGACGATTCATATGGTCAATAGCCTCTTTAATATATGTTTCTCCATCTTCAAGTTTTAAAAAGCGCAGACAACTAAATAAAGCTAGATTTTCAATTGATAAATAGGCTAACTCTTCCATGTACTCGTCAAAAATTCCTTGCTGCTTATAATACGACTCTATCGAATCAATCGCTTTATAAATATCTAAAACTTTTGGATTAACTGTCGACATAATAGACCCTTCACGTTGAATGTAATGAACAAAGGCTTCATTGACATATGCAATATGATGACATTTTGGCATAAATTTAGCGGTCGTCGCTAAATCTTCATACCATAATCCTTTGGGATAACGAATATTTGTCTTTGTAAACAGCTCCGTCTTATAAAGCTTATTCCAAGCTGATGCAGGACTTAACAATAAATTTTTAAAGGGATTATCCGCTTGTTGACGCAATCCTTGAATATAATTTGAAACACCACGGTCTTCCCATTCCATTAAAAAGTCAGATACAACCAAATCAGCATTCTCTTCCTTTGCTTTTTGATATAGTTTCTCATACATCATTGGCTCAATCCAATCATCGCTATCAACAAAACCAATATACTCCCCACGTACATAAGATAAAGCATAATTTCTAGCATCACTTAACCCACCATTTTCTTTAATTAATGGTTTAAATAAATGAGGGTATTTTTTGACATACTCATCAATAATTTGTTGAGATTGATCTGGACTTCCATCATTTACAACAATGCATTCTATTTCTTTTAATGTTTGATTCACAATCGAATCTAAACATCTTGGTAAAAACTGCTCCACATTATAGACTGGAAGGATAATACTTAC is a window of Turicibacter sanguinis DNA encoding:
- a CDS encoding glycosyltransferase family 2 protein, which gives rise to MVKVSIILPVYNVEQFLPRCLDSIVNQTLKEIECIVVNDGSPDQSQQIIDEYVKKYPHLFKPLIKENGGLSDARNYALSYVRGEYIGFVDSDDWIEPMMYEKLYQKAKEENADLVVSDFLMEWEDRGVSNYIQGLRQQADNPFKNLLLSPASAWNKLYKTELFTKTNIRYPKGLWYEDLATTAKFMPKCHHIAYVNEAFVHYIQREGSIMSTVNPKVLDIYKAIDSIESYYKQQGIFDEYMEELAYLSIENLALFSCLRFLKLEDGETYIKEAIDHMNRHYPGWLSNQYLSCLSKKDRFILKLLGHKQIKLLKSFIFIKQKLLK
- the pssE gene encoding PssE/Cps14G family polysaccharide biosynthesis glycosyltransferase is translated as MILVLCGTQKQDFSRMIKLVEQVADREEVIVQAGHNQYESNKMQIFGFVSNEEIQMLYEKADLIVTHAGAGSMLQAIKNHKKIIAVPRLKEYGEHVNNHQIELAKKFEDLGYLISYQDGDNFIQTYERAKRFEPKPYTLKGNMVSLIDGLLEGYMK
- a CDS encoding O-antigen ligase family protein: MLNQLKSMIKSPSFYGILVFIFLVIQPLVDLDYLLNDFLKQYHLIVPSTIVRFLILPLLAVGAFILVDKHKKRTFIGAAIIAIIWIAYVVLHFISTKNLDLFLPANYQFLTGIELKYILTMTLPFVLMYVVWMANFSEKSFNRVILCVSTFVCGVIFITDLLAISKGSYGGYTQSSFISWFMGGYEQYKATQLTSKGFFQEANVIGALLFTLLPLLYKVLYEVKRKWPVMILIVIHSLCMMIVGTRVATLGTIAVAVIAFIGYLIILLLKQGRLQVVSLAFMAFMIAFCSLVFPYSPAIKHQQENAVQIQSNREDNQVIPDLSSGLEGMEGDSFEYNWALINIVRNNAWLIGMPAYYDYIYEIEFDPVFWKHVLEQPFEVRTDGRDLQKLFAEYKWDMLTPKQKLFGTSYSTVSQGGFIIEQDFLRQYYTLGILGAIIFTGPYLVLMAACGVNMLRRFKSMVTFENGMLLVSVGAGLGAAYYSGHVLDTLLTSFFIAFSLITLFQKTLKKVD
- a CDS encoding DUF6056 family protein is translated as MKLIENFKRYFYVYIAMGLFLFFMWVSSMTPLVGDDWGYYINGLKGPLTMTFEFYQTWSGRVVGEFLGFLLASHHEWWIYFFNPLLFSSTFLLLYKIINPVRQKGLIASLILFLMFTVSHGIRMETFTFVVGSINYRFSAVMALLQLYLMGRYFKDSNATFKWYEILISIVSGMTVGLIMENIAGGLILANLLLMGYRLIQAKKVDLILLLNTVTTTGAFLMMRLSPGSRARVLEDTEWMSKNLIEKVLTKYPEFIHYTFTENTVIILILIAVMMTLIIQKRNQFKFKVTPIILSLVMLSSVYVLGSSIIVSLNESYGISFWKFTSIAYYFADMNSWILMGYWTFMAMLIFGIIIYLLWKCQSIFIMCFYYLLGMAVMGAMLLSPIIGPRCAIFTVYFLIIVIGYLVNEIRFNPMVNKSATLVFSILTMLIFVWYGRLYSQVFEVRQEQEQRIEAYKQNPSGELWLPAYPTHSIHSGEAVTPYHQGVFKKFYGLDESVEIHYSWQ
- a CDS encoding glycosyltransferase family 2 protein, with the translated sequence MPKVSIIVPVYNVEKYLEKCLDSLVNQTLQDIEIIVVNDSTPDDSQIIIDHYVKQYPHLIKSYIKPNGGIADTRNFGISKVTGEYFGFVDSDDYVELTMFEKMYEEAIKKDADLVSCNFYWEYPDKLVQATDGPFKDNREYMTEMIATLWTKIYKTSWFNSLDIKFPTGLRYEDSSLLIRLAPHIRRFGFVGEPFVYYVQRTGSITHTHNHRVRDMLEVFSGIYDYFKQHDLIESYHEELEYLFIKYFLGSSFLRAAQIKDKTERKYVLSNGWKLLNETFPNWKKNHYLNKKKDKKHLYFRMMNSFSYWGFAKVFSVIKRG
- a CDS encoding glycosyltransferase family 2 protein, yielding MIAKLSVIVPIYNVEKYLDKCLASLVNQTMKEIEIICVNDGSTDHSQDIVEEYQKKFPGKIIGLMKKNGGLADARNYGLAHANGDYVAFIDSDDWVEADMFKVMYQQVVKKQADVVVCDMQYVYESGETKFVPGGEFTETNVSNDPLIITINNSACNKLFKRSLFDDVKFPKGLWYEDLGCVPIVLAKANKIVKVNHVFYNYFQRAGSIMHTPSDKIFDIYRALDLVKSYVVKNKIPCLDEVNYMFVEHGAKLTTQRIREYQNGREVFLNQNITTLSSKYPKWIKNKYINTYSKKEKVLMYLLYLRQFKLVLWLYDRK
- a CDS encoding glycosyltransferase, translated to MSKRILIVNDEMVVGGVARVLNNLLTTLVKTTDYEIDLLVLHKHGEMLKGVPKEVRVLEGSKFFSVIDLPLGQLIKSKNLALIARKLYLVFLMKAGMIGNKIKRERKKMKLDSYDVEIAFKEGFCTIFVANGNSKKKVNWVHLDYKVQNFSSNYMPLLKKTLSLMDEQVAVSKVAAASYQEVFELSKPVKVIHNIIQEDLIKQKYNVEIDETRSTFFKQEALTFISVGRLVDQKGYDRLLEIHHRLIQEGLLHHIMIIGGGEDEAVLKQKIKAYQVEETFKLIGYRENPFPYFKLADCFLLPSRYEGLPTVVFESLLCLTPVLATKVAGIEEQLKNNEYGIVVDNNENSFYEGMKDLIKHPEQLNVMEAHLLTYHYHNNQIVEQIKEIVEE
- a CDS encoding MBOAT family O-acyltransferase, with the translated sequence MVFSSFTFLFCFFPLIIGIYFLSKNRVYRNLVLLIGSLIFYAWGEPIYVLLMILSTMNDFYHAEWVGRCLQRKDNTGAKKALISSVIINLVVLFFFKYCDFMIENINFIFHLNLQPFNLPLPIGISFYTFQSMSYTIDVYRGRVKVQESFLRLATYVALFPQLIAGPIVRYSTIEKELSSRQETLENVSNGLRRFIVGLMKKVLISNKLGLLATQIQVLHQNELSLIISWIGIIAYALHIYYDFSGYSDMAIGLGKMFGFHFLENFNYPYISKSMTEFWRRWHISLGSWFRDYVYIPLGGNRGTVLKHIRNILIVWFLTGFWHGASWNFILWGLYFGVILIIEKYVLLKWLERLPSLIQHIYAIVLFLIGWVIFSFTNLVQLGAYLKSMFDFKVLMKWDIFLMLDIQYYWPYLVVGLVGATPLIAKLARKFLKQGEVTKLIGDLGLGMLFVLCVMSLLDSTFNPFIYFRF
- the pssD gene encoding PssD/Cps14F family polysaccharide biosynthesis glycosyltransferase, with translation MKKGKILFCASAGGHYSELLQLGELIKKYNGVIVTEKTDVSKDPIYPTEYVMYCSKNDGWIYLFEYLWVWIVSLFYFIKYRPRVVISTGVHSTIPMCVYARILGRKVVYIETVANVHTPSMTGKIMYKLATDFYVQWEELLEVYPDAKFGGCLF